Within the Maribacter sp. BPC-D8 genome, the region AGTATCTACCGATGTCATTTCTCTTTTTACCTGTTTTCTCATCATCAGAATTACCACCTTGAATAATGAAATTTTTCACTACTCTATGAAATTGCGTATAATCAAAATAACCCTTTTCAGTAAGGTAAATAAAGTTCGCTCGATGATAAGGTACATTATCAAATAGCTCTATGGTAAAACTGCCAAGATTGGTAGTAATTTTTACTTTATTTGATTTTAAAGTTTTTTCATAATTGAAAAAGAAATCAATGGCATTGTCTTCGGTAAGTTCAAAAGCTTCTTCTTGCTCGTCGTTTATAATTTCTTTTTCTGTAATTTTAGTAGAGTCTATAATTGTCTGTGCCGTAGAAGTTGTCGTATCAACTTTCTTAGAAGTATCTTTACAGCCAGCTAATACTGCAATTGCAATAGAAAGAAATATATAGAATTTAAGTAAACGCATGGATTTCAATTTTTTTGAACAACAAATATCAAAAATAAAAGATCTACCGCTACCGGGAGAAGCTTCGCAGCATAAAATGGCTCCAGAAATTCGTATAGAAGAGTTGCAGCGAATTAATCAGGCGAAAAAGAATCCGAGGAAAGCGGCAGTTATGGCATTGTTTTATCCATCGGTAAATCAAAACACCAATCTATTGTTGATTCTGAGAAAAACGTATAAAGGTGTACATTCAAACCAAGTAGGTTTTCCGGGTGGTAAAGTAGAAAAATCAGATGACGGCTTGCTTACTACTGCGTTACGCGAAACCTATGAAGAAGTAGGGGTAGAGCCCAAAGATGTTACCTTGGTGAAAGAAATTTCAGAAATTTTTATTCCTCCAAGTAATTTTATCGTTCAGCCATTTATAGGGCTGTATAAAGAGCCAAAACCTTTTGTAAAACAAGAATCAGAAGTAGAATTGATTCTAGAAGTTCCAATTGTAGATTTTTTAGACGAATCAAAAATTGTATCCAAAAAAATAACAACCTCTTATGCTGTAGATATTGAAGTACCTGCCTTTAAACTAAACGGTTATATTGTTTGGGGTGCTACGGCAATGATGTTGAATGAGATTAAAGAGTTATTAAAGCAGGTGTTGTAAGGCATATTTATTTATTTTAGCATTCTATGGGATTATTTGACAAAAACCCTTTCGGGCATAATTTATATATTAAAAAATGGCTAATTCGTATTTTGGCCTTGCTTTCGCATCAGCGCTATAAAGGATTTAATACGTTAGAAATTGAAGGTTCTGATATTATTAGAAGCCTGCCAGATAGAAATGTACTATTTGTAAGTAACCATCAAACGTACTTTGCAGATGTAGTGGCGATGTTTCATGTATTCAATGCTAGCTTAAGTGGGCGAGAAGATTCTATAAAAAACTTAGGGTATATCTGGCAGCCGAAATTGAACATGTATTATGTTGCGGCTGCAGAAACCATGAGAAAAAGTCTGTTGACGAAAATTATGGCCTATGCAGGTTCTGTAAGTGTTGAGAGAACATGGCGTTCTGAAGGTAAAGATGTAAAGCGTCAAGTAAAAATGAGCGATATATCTAGCATTGGTTTAGCTTTAAACGATGGTTGGGTTATTACTTTTCCTCAAGGGACTACAACACCTTGGAAACCTTTAAGAAAAGGTACTGCACATATTATTAAAAAGTACAAACCAGTTGTTGTACCAGTAGTAATTGACGGATTTAGACGTTCTTTTGATAAGAAAGGACTTCGTGTCAAGAAAAAAGGAATTCTTCAATCTATAATCATTAAAGAGCCATTACAAATAGATTATGAAAATGAATCTTCTGAGTCTATAATTGAAAAATTAGAATACGCCATAGAGCAACATCCTTCATTTTTAAAGGTAATCTCCAAGAAGGATTTAATGGCTGTAGAAGAGGAAAATAAGCAGCGTAAGTGGAGAAATTCTTAAACTGCTAAATGCCTTAATTCGCTATAGTTTTTCTTTAGTTTTCTTAGTAGAAGACCATAAAGTAAAAAGTAAATTACTCCCATTAGTAAAGTTAAGATTATTCCGAAAATACCAATGGATAGCATTACGGTGATTTTCAACTTTTCTTGTGATATGTTTTCTAGACTACCCTTTAATTCTGGGAAAGCCGAAATTATATTATCGTTCAAATAAACACCAATAATCATAATTATAATGGTAACCATTATCATTGATAATGAAAAAATAACGTAGTACTTTACTGTTTTTCTTGTCTTTATAATTTTCTTCATCAAGTTTTTAGAATTATCTAAAACTGATATTTCTTTAAATCGCTTATAGAATTGAAATATGAAGTAAAATGCAACTGCATACGTAAATACAGAGATAATCATTAGATATTTAGATACGCCAATTTTATCATAGATTTCCATTCCATCACGCATTGAAGGTAAAAGGTATAAAAGATGAGGTACGGTAAATTCTAAAATACTAATAATCAATATCCATTTGACAATAGAAGAAGATTTCTTCCATATCATTTTGTGAATATCTTCATAGCTCAGCTTCGGAACATCAAATTCCTTCTTCTGCCAGTCTTTCTTTAATAATTCCAGTTCATCCGTCATATGCTTATGGATTCAAAATGGTTCTTAATTTTGTTTTGATACGGTTCATCTTCACTCGTGCATTTACTTCGGTAATACCCAATGTTTCAGAGATTTCAGTATAATTTTTATCCTCCAGATATAAAAAAACCAATGCTTTATCGATATCATTTAATTGCTTTACAGCTTTATACATTAGCTTCAATTGCAATTCTTCGGTCTCATCATATTCATCTGCCTTAATCTTAAAAATTATGGACTCGTAATCAGCAGTATCAATTCTTCTTTTATTTTTTCGGTATAAGGTGATGGCGGTGTTCAATGCCACACGATACATCCACGTACTAAACTTTGCTTCGCCCCTAAATTTGGGGTAAGCTTTCCATAATTGAATAGTTATTTCTTGAAACAGATCATTGTGTGAGTCGCGGTCATTTGTATACAGGGTACACACTTTATGGACAATATTTTGATTGTCCTGCAGCTCGGTCACAAATTTGTGTTCAAGTTCTTTATTCACTATTGGTTGGTTGTTCTTATCACGTTAGTCTATCGATAGTTTCTTTTGTTACAATAAATCTACAAATACATAAAAAAAAGTGCCAAAGAATTCTTTGGCACTTTTTAATATACTGGTAATGTAAAACTAATTTCTATAATCTAAAGCAGGTGCTCTATCCCCTAAAAGAGGAATGTATTTAAAATCGGCACCTCTTTTTTCAATGAATTCTTTCTTTGCGGTTTCAATCAGTTTTTTATCCTTGAATAAATCTATTGCAGTCATTGTTAATGTTTTTGCAGCAATCATCATCCCTTTATTCCCAATAGTAGTACCACCCGCGGCAACTGCTTGCCAGCTATGCGCCGGTGTGCCAGGTACCCAAGTAGCAGTGCTGAAACCAACTGTTGGTACAGTAAAACTAACATCGCCAACATCGGTAGAACCAAATGCTTTAGCTTCGGTCTTGTAAGGTTGTACATTTTTTGCAGTAGCAAGATCTGCTTTTTCTTGACCTAATGATTTAGCAATTTTATCGGCAAAAGCCTTCTCTTCTGCTGTATATTCCATTCCACCAACTTCAGATAGGTTTTCATGCATCACTTTTTGTAAAGTAAGATTTGGTAGCAATTCATGTGTACCACCAATCATCTCATAATCCATCGTTGTACCTGTACCTAAAGCAGCACCTTCGGCAGCTTTTACCATACGGTCAAAAATTTCAATAACTACATCGCGTCGATTATGGCGAGCATAGTAATAAACTTCTGCAAAATCAGGAATAACGTTCGGTGCTTTACCGCCATCTGTAATAACATAATGAATTCTTGCTTCTTGTGGTATGTGCTCACGCATCATATTAATCATCATATCCATAGCTTCAACACCATCTAAAGCAGAACGACCTTTGTCTGGCGATGCGGCTGCATGTGCAGAAATACCATGAAATCTAAATTTAGCCGATTTATTTGCTAGAGCTGCGCCTGCACTTGCTGCATTTTGCGCACCAGGGTGCCAGTGTAAGGCAACATCTACATCATTAAAAAGTCCTTCACGAACCATATACACCTTACCAGAACCACCTTCTTCTGCAGGTGTACCGTAAAAACGAATAGTACCTTTAGATTTGTTTGCTTCTAACCATTCTTTTGTTGAAATGGCAGCAGCTGTAGAAGCGGTACCGAATAAATGGTGTCCGCATGCATGACCGGCAGCTGCACCTGCAGATTCCTTCTCACCTACCGCTTTTTGAGAAAGACCAGGTAAGGCGTCAAATTCACCCATAATGGCAATTACCGGGCTACCACTACCATATTCTGCAATAAAAGCGGTTGGTATACCTGCAGCACCTTTTTTAATAGTGAAACCAGCATCTTGTAGTGTCTGTTGAAGAAGACCAGAGCTTTTTTCTTCTTGATACCCCATTTCTGCGAATTCCCAAATATTTTGAGCTATAATTCCGTATTCGGCACTTTTCTGCTCTAAATTTTTAATAATATCTTTTTCGCTCTTTTGAGCATTCATCGAATAATAGGAAGTACTTAGTACTGCCAATAAAATAAGGGTTTTACGCATTTTGGTGTTTGTTTGAGTTAGACCTTAAAGATACTAAAAACACATTATTATTTTAAAGTAGAATACCATTTGTTTAATTTCGCAGTTAAGTATTCATACTATGAACATACCACTTTCGAGCTATCCTAGAATTGTAATAATAGGTGGTGGTTTTGGCGGAGTCTCTCTAGCTAAAAAATTAAGTAAGCAAGAAGTACAGGTCGTTCTTATCGATAAGAACAACTACCATACTTTTCAGCCCTTATTATATCAAGTATCTACAGGTGGTCTTGAACCAGATTCTATAGCATACCCACTACGTAAAGTTTTAATTGGGTATGATAATTTTTATTTCCGTTTAGCAGAAGTAGAGCGTATAGATACTGCCGGCAAGAAGTTGAATACAAATATTGGTGATTTAAGTTTTGACTATTTAGTAGTAGCAACAGGTTCTGAAACTAATTTCTTTGGAAATGAGGAGATAGAAAAGAATGCGATGTCTATGAAGTCGATTCCGCAATCATTAAATCTTCGTAGTTTAATTTTAGAGAACTTTGAACAGGCGCTTCTTACAGATGATTATCATGAAAGAGATGCTTTGATGAATTTCGTAATCGTAGGTGGCGGACCAACAGGGGTAGAACTATCTGGTGCTTTAGCAGAAATTAAGAAAGGTATTTTACCAAAAGATTACCCAGATTTAGATACAAGAAGAGCTCAGATAAATATTGTACAAGGTGGCGATTGTTTATTGCCAGGTTTTAGCGCACAAGCTTCAAAAAAGGCTGAAGATTTCTTAGAAAAACTTGGAGTTCAAGTTTGGAAAGGTGTTCGGGTTACCGGTTACAATGGTAAAACGGTTACAACAAAAACAGATTTAAAATTCGATGCAGCTACTGTGGTTTGGGCAGCAGGGGTAAAAGGTGCCGGTATTAAAGGTTTAGATGCTGAAGGCGTAATTGCTGGTGGTAATAGAATAAATGTCAACGAATTCAACCAGGTAATAGGTCATCCAAATATATTTGCTATTGGCGATATTGCGTGCATGGCAACCGAAGATAATCCTCGTGGGCACCCAATGGTGGCACAACCTGCAATTCAGCAAGGCAAACTGCTAGGTAAAAACTTGGTAAATTTATTGGAGAACAAACCCATGAAACCATTTGTCTATTTTGATAAAGGTAGCATGGCGACTATTGGTAGAAATAAAGCAGTTTGCGATATTAAGAAATTCAGATTTCAAGGAATTTTTGCTTGGTTTGTTTGGATGTTCGTACACCTGTTTTTCTTGATCGGATTTAGAAATAGAATGGTCGTATTTATCAATTGGGTATATAACTACATTCGATTTGATCGCGAAGCACGACTAATCATCCGCCCATTTAAAAGAGACTATAGTCAGTTTAAAGATTAGGGTAGTTCAATTTCTTTATTATGTTTTCTAATTACTAGGCAGTTAAATTTTTGCCAAGTATTTCGTTGGTTCTTATTTTTAAAATATCTTTTGTAGGAATTTATCTATAATAACTAAGGTAACCAATCTATGAAAGTACTTCTGTGTAGTTTTCTATTCTTGTTTGTAATTGTTTCTAAAGGTCAGACAATAGAAGAACCACCAGTATCGAACCTACCTTCTTCATTAACCGGATTATCTATAACAGGGCACGCATATCCTGTTTCTGCAATAGGTGATGTTCATAAGTCTTTTATGGTGCAATACGGATTTTCAAAATCGTTACAATTAGAACTTCAAGGTTTTTATGACACGTACATATTGAGTGAAAGGTTCAGATCTAGTGTATTGGCTAAAGTGTATTTGAATGAACGGTTATATCTACTTGGTGGAATAGAAGCAGAGATAGCTACAGAAAATGCAGGTGTTGGACAAACACCATATCGTATTGGCTTTGTTACTGGATTAGGGTATGATTTCGATCCTAATTTAATGATTGAGTTGCAAGCTAATATTCAAATGAATAACCCGAGCATGGGTGCATTTGGTGAAAAGCATGTAGTAATGCCAGCTGCACTGATATTAGGTAGTAAGTGGAAATTTTAATGACTCTTTCTAGGGTGATAGGTATTCATGACTTCAGCTAAGTGAGATCGGTCTACATGCATGTATATTTCTGTGGTAGTAATACTTTCATGCCCAAGCATTTGTTGAATTGATCGTAAGTCGGCACCATTTTCAAGTAAATGAGTAGCAAAAGAATGCCTAAACGTGTGCGGACTTATACTTTTTTCCAATCCGATTGTTACAGCTAAATTCTTTACAATAGTAAATATCATCGCTCGGGTAAGTTGCTTTCCGCGTCTATTAAGAAATAGAATATCTTGAAAACCTTCTTGAATATTAAGGTGAACTCTAATTTCATTTCTGTAAATATCAATGTATTTTTTGTTTACGGCACTAATTGGTACAAAACGTTGCTTGTTGCCTTTGCCTGTTACTTTAATAAAATCTTCCTCAAAAAATAGATCAGATATTTTTAACCCGATGAGTTCAGAAACTCTTAGTCCGCAGCCATATAAAGTTTCTAGCATAGCTCGGTTGCGCTCTCCTTCTGCAGAACTTAAATCTATGGCGCCAATCAATTTATCTATTTCATTTTCAGAAAGTGTATCTGGTAATTTGCGTCCAATCTTTGGAGATTCGATTAAATCTAACGGATTATCTTTTCTATAATCTTCAAAAATTAGATAATTAAAAAAACTTTTGAGTCCCGATATAACTCGTGCTTGTGATCTAGGGTTGACCACTTTGGCAATTTCATAAATAAACTGTTGAACAGTGTTTTTGTCAATTAGAATTGGGGTAGTGTTTATGTCATGGGTTTCAAGAAAAGACATCAACTTTTCAATATCCATAGTATAGCTCTGTATAGAGTTTTTTGATAACCCTCGTTCAAGCTTAAGATATACGGTGTAATCTTTTAACGCATGTTTCCAATTCATGGTTTAAAGATAAAGAATCCATTAATTAAGAATAGGATAATGTAGTAATATGGGATGTATTTAGAAGCTGTAAATTGATATGACCTATCTAAAAGTTAGCTGTACCACTACTTTCATGGTATTCACAACAAAGATGCTTGTAAGCTTAGTCTTACCTTTATTTTTGTAAGAAATAAACCGACCAAACCATGAATAAGTATTTCATTTTATTATTTGCCTTATGTCTTTCAACCGGAATTTTTGCTCAAGAAGGCTTCAAATTCGGTATACAAGGAGGTATTCCACTAGATGATTACAATGAAGCGGTAAGTATTGTGCTTGCAGCAGATTTCTCATACATGTATCCGTTAGGTGAAGTAGTAGATGTCGGACCCGCAGTAGGTTATATTCATGGTTTTGCAGAAACCTTTCAAACAACGATTATTAGAGAAGAACAAGAAGCTGTTCAGTTTTTGCCATTGTCTGCAGGCGTTCGTTTTTGGACATCAAATTATTTCTCATTTGGTGGAAATATAGGTTATGCAATGGGAATAAATGATGGTAATGAAGGTGGTCTTTATTATAGACCTACAATTGCTTATCTGATGAGTTCAAGCGTTGAGGTTAATTTATCATACACAGGTATAGATATTGAAGAAACGACTTGGTCTACAGTTACCTTGGGTATCGTTTACAATTTTGAACCTAAATATAGAACTCGTCGCTAGATAAAGACCGCTATCAAGTTTAATTTACTTCTAGTATTTGTAATTCATTGTACGGCAACATTCGTTATTTTTGATGTATGAAGATTATCATTATAAATGGCCCCAACTTAAATCTTTTAGGAAAAAGGGAGCCAGAAGTATACGGTTCAGAAACTTTTGAAGATTACTTTTCAAAATTACAATTCAAATTTAAAGATATTGAATTGGAATATTTTCAATCTAACATAGAAGGGGAGTTAATTTCAAAAATTCAAGAAACTGGCTTTTCTTATGACGGTATAGTGCTCAATGCGGCAGCTTATACACATACTTCGGTAGGTATTGGCGATGCGGTAAAAGCAGTTGAAACTCCTGTAATAGAAGTTCATATTTCTAATACACACCAACGCGAAGAGTTTAGACATATATCTTACATTTCACCTGCAGCAAGTGGAGTGATACTTGGCTTCGGTTTAAAAAGCTATGATCTCGCTATCGAGAGCTTTTTATTTTAACTCAAAAAATATTTTAACGTCTAGAGTAGTACTCTAATTCGTAAATAATAACAAAATACGTTGTTATGAAAAGAATTGCTTCTGTACTATTAGGTGTTACCTCATTATTTTATATTTCTTGCAGTGATGCAGATGAATTGAATTTGACTCCTAATCCAGATGTGCAAATCGATTCTTTAGCAGTATTTACTGTTAACAATGCTTTTTCAAATCTATCTTTTAATAATCCTCTAGATCTTCAAGCTACCGGTGCAGATAGCACAAGAATATTTGTAGCAGAGAAAGGCGGAATTATTAAGGTTTTCAATAATGTTGCTACGACAGAAGAAGTAACTACTTTTTTAGATATTTCTGCAAGAACGGCTACGGCTAGTGAGCTGGGATTGTTAGGTTTTGCTTTTCATCCGCAGTACACCACAAACGGATTTTTATATGTTGTTTATACTCCAAATGAAGAGTTGGCCGTGGTATCTCGATTTAAAGTTTCTGAAACCGATGCAAATATGGTCGATGAAACCAGTGAGACTATATTACTCGAAATTCCGCAACCAGCAACCAATCATAATGGTGGGCAATTAGCTTTTGGTCCTGACGGATTTTTATATATCGCCTCTGGTGACGGCGGTGGATCAGGTGACCCAGATGGCAATGCACAGAACCTAAGTAATCTACTTGGTAAAATTTTACGAATTGATGTCGACGCTATGGATGAGGGATTGAATTATGCTATCCCATCAGATAATCCGTTCGTGGAAGAAGAAAATGCAAGAGGAGAGGTATTTGCCTACGGATTAAGAAATCCGTGGAGATTTAGTTTTGATAATCAAACAAATACCTTGTGGGCAGGTGATGTGGGTCAAGACGAGAAAGAAGAAATTAATTTAATAGTAAAAGGTGGTAACTACGGGTGGAATATTCTAGAAGGTACCTCATGCTTTCTTGAAAACGATTGTGACGATACAGGTTTAATAGCTCCCCTTTATGAATACGGTCGCACAGAAAACGATAAATCAGTTACCGGTGGGTATGTGTATAGAGGTGATGCCTTACCAGAATTACAGGGGTTATATATTTATGGTGATTTTGTTTCCGGTAGAATTTGGGCTTTAGATCAAGCCGGTAATAACAAACTGATATTTGAAAGCGAATTAGCTATTTCATCATTTGGTTCAGATGCAAATAATGAACTGTACATATGTGCTTTTGATGGAAAAATCTATGAACTTGCCGAAGTAGCCGAAGTTCAGCCTTAAGCGTTGTCTTCTGGTCTTAAATATTTCTCTTCTACGTAGAATGTCGCAAACGGCAGAAGGGATGCTATACCGAAAATAAATACTTTTTTAAAGCTCCATTTGTGAGTGAAGCCTACTATTAGCGTAAGGGCTATAAAGGCAATAAACAAGAAACCGTGAGCATAGCCGACAAATTTATTTGGTTCTGGTATTTCTGCCCAATATTTTAAAGGCATGGTTACCCCGAACAACGCCAAATAGGAGATTCCTTCTAAAATTGCCGTTGCTCGAAATAATTTTAACATGCTATAGTATATTGTAATTAATTATAAGTGAATTACCTCGTCATAAGCAGCTGCAGTTGCTTCCATAACAGCTTCGCTCATAGTTGGGTGTGGGTGAATAGCTTTTAACACTTCATGCCCAGTAGTTTCTAGTTTACGACCAAGAACCGCTTCTGCAATCATATCTGTAACACCTGCGCCGATCATATGGCAACCTAGCCATTCGCCATACTTGGCATCGTATATAACTTTAACGAATCCTTCAGATGCACCAGAAGCTTGTGCTTTACCACTTGCAGAGAAAGGAAATTTACCAACTTTAATATCGATACCTTTTTCTCTAGCTTGTTTTTCGGTTAAACCAACAGAAGCAATTTCAGGAGAACAGTATGTACACCCTGGTATATTGCCATAATCTAATGGCTCAACATGCATTTCTGCTAATTTCTCAACACACAAAATACCTTCTGCAGATGCAACGTGTGCAAGTGCCGGACCTGGTGTAACATCACCAATTGCGAAATATCCTGGTATGTTCGTTTGGTAATAATCATTTACCAAAATCTTATCTCTGTCGGTAGCGATACCAACATCTTCTAATCCTATATTTTCAATATTGGTTTTAATACCAACCGCAGACAATACGATATCAGCTTCAAGAACTTTTTCTCCTTTTGCTGTTTTAACAGTAGCTTTTACACCATCGCCAGAAGTGTCAACCGAAGTAACTTCTGCAGAGGTCATAATTTTAACTCCCGCTTTTTTGAAACTTCTTTCCAATTGCTTAGAAATATCTTCGTCTTCAACAGGTACAATGTTCGGTAAATATTCAACTACAGTAACCTCAGTTCCCATAGAGTTGTAGAAGTAAGCGAATTCGATACCAATTGCACCACTACCAACAACAATCATTTTCTTAGGTTGTTTGTCTAAGGTCATTGCTTGTCTGTACCCAATAATTTTCTTGCCATCTTGTGGTAAGCTAGGTAGTTCACGACTTCTCGCGCCAGTAGCAATGATAATATTTTTTGCACTGTATTCAGTAGTAGAACCATCTTCAGCTTTAACTGAAACTTTCTTTCCTGCTTTTAAGGTTCCGTAACCTTTTATAACTTCAATTTTATTCTTCTTCATTAAGAACTGAACACCTTTGCTCATTCCTTCAGCAACGCCACGACTCCTTTTAACAACCGCATTAAAATCTTTATCGGCACCTTTAATTTTTAAACCGTAGTCTTCTGCATGTTTCAAGTATTCAAATACTTGTGCAGATTTCAACAAAGCTTTGGTAGGTATACAACCCCAATTTAAGCAAACGCCTCCTAAACTTTCTTTTTCAATAACGGCGGTCTTAAAGCCTAATTGTGCAGCCCTAATAGCGGTTACATATCCGCCAGGACCACTACCTAAAACAATAATATCGAAAGTGCTCATATTCTGATTTTTTGTAGTTTTAATTGAAGATCAAAAATACAAAACCTAATTGAGATTGCTCGCAGGTTTTTAAAATATGACCTTTAATATGAAATTGTGATATTTAGAAAAGAATCTAGTTTGTTTAATATGAATGTTATAGAAACAAACAAGAGGTCTAAATAGACCTCTTGTTATTATAAATTCTAATAAAAAAGTTTATTCTGCGGGTACAAAATTTAAAGCTACACCATTAACACAGTGGCGTAAACCAGTTGGGTCTGGTCCGTCTTCAAAAACGTGACCTAAATGTCCGCCACACGTAGCGCAATGCTCTTCGGTTCTTTTGTAGCCAATTTTATAATCTACATCATAAGCAACGTTACCTTCAATTTCCTCATAGAAACTAGGCCATCCGGTACCAGAATCAAATTTTGTATAACTTTTAAATAGGGGAGTAGCGCATGCAGCACAAACGTAAGTCCCTTTTTCTTTGTTCTTTAAAAGCTCACTAGTAAATGGGTTTTCAGTAGCAGCTTCACGAAGTACATAGTATTCAGAATCGGTCAACTCTTTCTTCCATTCGCTATTCGTTTTTTGTACGGCAAATTCTTTTTTAGCACTCGTTTTTGTTGTGGTAGCCATCTCTTTTTCTTGAGAAGTGCCTTTACAGCTTACAAAAAGTACGAGTAGTGCAATTGCAAAATTTATTTTCATCTTTTCAATTTTTTTAGTTCTGTCGAATAAATT harbors:
- the lpdA gene encoding dihydrolipoyl dehydrogenase — its product is MSTFDIIVLGSGPGGYVTAIRAAQLGFKTAVIEKESLGGVCLNWGCIPTKALLKSAQVFEYLKHAEDYGLKIKGADKDFNAVVKRSRGVAEGMSKGVQFLMKKNKIEVIKGYGTLKAGKKVSVKAEDGSTTEYSAKNIIIATGARSRELPSLPQDGKKIIGYRQAMTLDKQPKKMIVVGSGAIGIEFAYFYNSMGTEVTVVEYLPNIVPVEDEDISKQLERSFKKAGVKIMTSAEVTSVDTSGDGVKATVKTAKGEKVLEADIVLSAVGIKTNIENIGLEDVGIATDRDKILVNDYYQTNIPGYFAIGDVTPGPALAHVASAEGILCVEKLAEMHVEPLDYGNIPGCTYCSPEIASVGLTEKQAREKGIDIKVGKFPFSASGKAQASGASEGFVKVIYDAKYGEWLGCHMIGAGVTDMIAEAVLGRKLETTGHEVLKAIHPHPTMSEAVMEATAAAYDEVIHL
- the msrB gene encoding peptide-methionine (R)-S-oxide reductase MsrB, whose translation is MKINFAIALLVLFVSCKGTSQEKEMATTTKTSAKKEFAVQKTNSEWKKELTDSEYYVLREAATENPFTSELLKNKEKGTYVCAACATPLFKSYTKFDSGTGWPSFYEEIEGNVAYDVDYKIGYKRTEEHCATCGGHLGHVFEDGPDPTGLRHCVNGVALNFVPAE